Part of the Bacillus andreraoultii genome is shown below.
GTGGAGCATTTAGTTTAGCACTCGCATTTATTGGTATGCGTGCAAGAGATGCGAAACAATCTGCCCAATTATCAGGGATGGCTCAATCGATTGGTTATATATTTGCTGCGGTTGGACCGATATTAATTGGATCGTTATTTGATATGACAAACATGTGGACAGTGCCAATCGTCACAATTATTACTGTCGGTCTTCTTACTGCCTTTTTCGGAAGCCGTGCAGGAGAGAACCGTTATGTATAAGAACTGGCTATGTTCAGTTCGTTTTTTATGAAGATATAGTTAAAACAGTTAACAAATCCAGATGATTAACCGATATATAGATTAGAGATTAATGTGTATGCTTTTCTATGTATAATGGGGGATCTTAACATGGTTGAAAAATTATCGAACCAACAATTTGTCTCAACAACTAGAATGACACAAACGAATGCATTGCAAAATCAAGAAATGAATCTACTTAATAAAAATATGAAAAATGGTTATGAAGTTGCTAGTGACGGTACACCTCAACTAGATAAGGAAAAGATGGAAGAATTGGTAAAAGGACTGAATGAATTTTTATCACCAGTCCAAACATCACTGAAATTTGAACTACATGAAAAGTTAAAAGAGTATTACGTTACAATTGTTGATGATAGTACTCATGAAGTAGTAAAAGAAATTCCACCGAAGAAGATGCTAGATCTTTATGCCGCGATGGTCGAGCGAATTGGTATTATTGTAGATAAAAAAATATGAGAATTTTAGATAGACATATTCACGTAAATAGTGCTCATATGTAGGGGTTCTTTAGAAATGCCCCTTGTAAAAAAAGAACATAGTTAAAGAAATATGATCGTAAATGAATGTTGGGACTTTGAAAGGAAGTGACGTACGTTGCCTTTACGTGTAACAGGTTTAGCTAGTGGAATGAATATAGACGAAATCGTTGAAAATATGATGAAGGCTGAATCCATTCCTTTAAACAAAATGAAACAAGAGAAAACGTTGTTAGAGTGGAAACGAGATAGTTATCGGGAAGTCAACACACTTTTACTAGACTTCCGAACACAGCTTACGAATATGAAATTATCTTCATTCTACCGGACTCGCTCTGTGACAAGTACAAACGAAAATGTAATCTCAGCAACCACATCCAGTGGCGCAGCGAAAGGAACGTATACGATCTCGAGTGTATCAAAATTAGCTACTGCAGCGAGTAAAGTGAATATGGGGGCAATTTCCACGGAAGGTAAAAAGGTTGACTTAACGAAATCACTATACTCTCAAACAGTAGGAGATAACGCCACACTTACTAATAACGATCGTTTATGGAAGGTTGGTACTGTAAAAACTGATACAATCCTTGTTAAAGATAGTAATGAAATTAAACTAACGAATCTTAATGGGGCGAATGTTCAAAAAGATGCGTTTTCATCTTTTACAGTAGAGGTCGATGGGAAAAGATATAATGTCATTTCTCCTGAAGATGATTTAACTAAAGCAGATGTGAATGCTGTACAGATTTTAGAAGACGGTACACTAAAATTTAAAGAGCCGCCTAAAGCAAACAGTACAATCAAAGTATCTTATGTTGCCGATAAAAGGACAATGTCATCAACTGTTTCAGAAAAAACAACGGAAATTTCTTTAGGTGAAGGTATTTATAATAATTCTACTGAGAATCCTATTGAAGTTCAATTTAATAATCAAACTTTCAGGCAAGGTAAAGATAATCGGCTTTATTTAATAAAGAGCGATGGTTCCATCGACGAGTCTCAAAGTATTGGTGAAATTGATTTTACCTCAAATAAAATCATTTTAGATAAGGATTATCAAAGCAACTTTACTGAAGCTACTAAAGATTCGACTGCAGAAAATAAAACAGCTACGATGACCATTTCGTATCAACAGTATTACACAGACTTCTCTGTTACAACATATGGAGCAGATGGAAATGCAAAAGAAGAGAAATTTCTTATTCAAGCCTCTGAATCATTAAATACAGTAATAAGTAAAGTCAACAGTAGTAAAGCAGGCGTTACGATGTTTTATGATAGTCATACAGACCAGTTAACGATGACGAGAAATGAAACGGGTAATTTTAATAAAAATGGGAATGAGATTATTACGAACGGTACTTTACTTAATACAGTATTAAAGTTTGAAGGGGCAACAGAGACTGGTGGAGAAAACGCAGAGTTCACAATAAATGGATTAATAACCGAACGCACCTCTAACACGTTTTCAATGAATGGTGTTTCTATTACATTAAAAAACGTCACAAATACGCCTGTGACCATTAATGTCAATAACGATAATGACAAACTCTTTGAAAATATTAAAAGTTTTGTAGAAAAGTATAATGAATTAGTTGGAAAAATAGAGTCTAAACTAAATGAACCGAAATATAAAAGCTATAAACCGTTGACAGATGATGAGCGGGAAAAGCTATCAGATAAGCAACAGGAAAAATGGGAAGAGATGGCAAAAAGTGGACTTTTAAAAAGTGATCAATTATTATCTGGTTTAATTACACAAATGCGATCTTCTGTTTACTCGTCTGTCAATCAACCAAATATCGATTCGACGATGAAGACTCTTTCTGCAATTGGTATTTCTACAACAGGAGACTATACAACAGCTAAATTAGAAATTAATGAGTCGAAATTAAAGGCAGCTATTGAACGGGACCCGGCATCTATTGAACTTCTTTTTAACGGGACAGGTACAACAGGAGGAGAAAAGGGGATTATTCATCGGTTATATGATAATGTTAACAGCACAATGGATCAACTTAAAAACCGAGCAGGAAATTCCTTTTCTGTTAATCATCAATTCACCATTGGACGGCAGTTAAATAATCTTGACAGCAAAATAGAACGTTTTGAAGACCGGTTATCTGCATTAGAAACACGGTATTATAGTCAATTTTCAGCAATGGAAAAGGCCATTCAAAAGGCAAATTCACAGTCTTCCTATTTAATGTCATTCTTTTCGTAGTGATAGATAATTTAATGCCTATAGTGAAAGGTAGGTAATAATCAATATGGCAATTAACAATCCATATCAAGCATATCAACAAAACTCGGTTAACACTGCCTCACCAGGCGAGTTGACTTTAATGTTATATAACGGTTGTTTAAAATTCATCAATTTAGCAAAGGTTGCTATTCAAGAAAAAAATATACCAGAAAAAAATACGAACTTACAAAAAGCACAAAATATCGTTAACGAACTTATGGTAACATTAAATATGGATATTGAGATTTCGAAACAAATGATGACTTTATATGATTTTGTTCGGACGAAATTAATTGAAGGCAATGTGAAAGATGACATACAAGCTTTAGAAGAAGCAGAAATGATTATACGTGAGTTTCGTGACACATGGAAACAAGTTATTCAGATCAATCGCAAGCATTCTTATGCACAAGGTGGCCAAGCATAATGCATCCATTAAAGGAGTATTTCCGGATAACTGCTGAACTTATTCATTTGTTAGACGACCGTAATACGATTGACCGCGACAAAAGGTTGGTAATCATTGATGAAAAGCTAAATGAGCGAGAAGAACTCATGAAAGCCATTCAACCACCTTTTTCAGAAGCGGATGAAGAGCTTGGTAAACAATCTGTCTTATTAGATAAAAAATTAATGATGCTTTTACAAAAAGAAAAAAACAGTATTCAACAAGATTTAGCAAATACAAAGAAAAAGAAAAAAGTCCAGTCGGGATATATTAATCCGTATGCTTCATTACAAACAGATGGATACTTTTATGACAAAAAGAAATAAAAGAATGGGGGGGCAGTCCAGAAAGTTGTATTTTTGATTTTTGGATGCCCCTTTTTGATATATCGACTTTTTTGATTATCATATTTTTGGGGATATCCCTTTTCGGACAGCTCTTTTGTTTTTACCCATCTTTTACAAAATCATTTATTAACTTGGAGTATTTCTTGTGTAACCTTATAGAATATATGATGAAGGGAAAACTAGCTATGAGGCATTCTTTGTCGTGTTTCTACTTAATGTTCAAAAATCCGACAAATTTTTCCTCTAAAAAAGAAGGGATTTTCGATTGTGATGGAGAATATAGTTAGTATAGTTACAAAAAAGGAGGAGTTAGCGCATGAAATATAACATTCGCGGCGAAAATATTGAAGTAACTCCAGCATTAAGAGAGTATACCGAAAAGAAAATCTCTAAATTAGAAAAGTATTTTACCGATACGGCTGAAGCCATTGTATATGTTAACTTGAAAGTGTACAATGATAAAAAAACGAAAGTCGAAGTCACAATTCCACTTCCTCACCTAGTATTACGTGCTGAAGAGACAAATAGTGATATGTATGCTGGGATTGACTTAATTACTGATAAATTGGAACGACAAATTCGTAAATATAAAACAAAAGTGAACAGGAAGTCTCGTGAAGTAAAAGCAGAAGATTTCTTTGTCACTACTAATAAAAATAAAGAAGAAGTTGATGATAACGAACTCGAAATTGTCCGTACAAAACGCTTTGACCTAAAACCAATGGATAGTGAAGAAGCAATTTTACAAATGAATTTGTTAGGACATAATTTCTTCGTTTATACAGATTCTGAAACAGATACAACAAATATCGTGTATCGCCGGAAAGATGGGCGATACGGTCTAATCGAAACAGTTTAATATGATTAAAAAGATTTACTAAACAATTTAGAAAACCCGCAATGAAAATGTTGCGGGTTTTCATTGTTCATCAATTAACACATTATTATAGGTAGAACATATGATTATACATAGGGTTTCAACAAGGTTTATCAAATAACGTTATATTGTCATGATACATTGTAAGTGTTAATATATAATAATAGGAAAATAAAGATGACCTTCTTTGTGTATCTTAATAAGAAAAAGATGTGAATGGTATTCGTCTATCATTTATCATAGTAAATCCTGTGTTTACTCAAAATTGCTAAATTTCATCATAACATTGCTTAACGATAATTGTTGAATTACATGGTCGTTCACCGATCGACTGTTTTTAAGGTATAGTTTCTTGTTTTGTTGATAATTAAAAGGAGCGTTGGCGAATGTCAAATATTTTAACGAAAATCTTTGATACAAATAGACGGGAATTAAAAAGGTTAGAAAAAAAGGCTGATCAAATTGAAGCTTTAGCCAGTGATATGGAACGTTTAACAGATGATGAGTTACGTGGCAAAACGGAAGAATTCAAAGCTCGACTAAATAATGGTG
Proteins encoded:
- the hpf gene encoding ribosome hibernation-promoting factor, HPF/YfiA family produces the protein MKYNIRGENIEVTPALREYTEKKISKLEKYFTDTAEAIVYVNLKVYNDKKTKVEVTIPLPHLVLRAEETNSDMYAGIDLITDKLERQIRKYKTKVNRKSREVKAEDFFVTTNKNKEEVDDNELEIVRTKRFDLKPMDSEEAILQMNLLGHNFFVYTDSETDTTNIVYRRKDGRYGLIETV
- the flaG gene encoding flagellar protein FlaG; the encoded protein is MVEKLSNQQFVSTTRMTQTNALQNQEMNLLNKNMKNGYEVASDGTPQLDKEKMEELVKGLNEFLSPVQTSLKFELHEKLKEYYVTIVDDSTHEVVKEIPPKKMLDLYAAMVERIGIIVDKKI
- the fliS gene encoding flagellar export chaperone FliS produces the protein MAINNPYQAYQQNSVNTASPGELTLMLYNGCLKFINLAKVAIQEKNIPEKNTNLQKAQNIVNELMVTLNMDIEISKQMMTLYDFVRTKLIEGNVKDDIQALEEAEMIIREFRDTWKQVIQINRKHSYAQGGQA
- the fliD gene encoding flagellar filament capping protein FliD, yielding MPLRVTGLASGMNIDEIVENMMKAESIPLNKMKQEKTLLEWKRDSYREVNTLLLDFRTQLTNMKLSSFYRTRSVTSTNENVISATTSSGAAKGTYTISSVSKLATAASKVNMGAISTEGKKVDLTKSLYSQTVGDNATLTNNDRLWKVGTVKTDTILVKDSNEIKLTNLNGANVQKDAFSSFTVEVDGKRYNVISPEDDLTKADVNAVQILEDGTLKFKEPPKANSTIKVSYVADKRTMSSTVSEKTTEISLGEGIYNNSTENPIEVQFNNQTFRQGKDNRLYLIKSDGSIDESQSIGEIDFTSNKIILDKDYQSNFTEATKDSTAENKTATMTISYQQYYTDFSVTTYGADGNAKEEKFLIQASESLNTVISKVNSSKAGVTMFYDSHTDQLTMTRNETGNFNKNGNEIITNGTLLNTVLKFEGATETGGENAEFTINGLITERTSNTFSMNGVSITLKNVTNTPVTINVNNDNDKLFENIKSFVEKYNELVGKIESKLNEPKYKSYKPLTDDEREKLSDKQQEKWEEMAKSGLLKSDQLLSGLITQMRSSVYSSVNQPNIDSTMKTLSAIGISTTGDYTTAKLEINESKLKAAIERDPASIELLFNGTGTTGGEKGIIHRLYDNVNSTMDQLKNRAGNSFSVNHQFTIGRQLNNLDSKIERFEDRLSALETRYYSQFSAMEKAIQKANSQSSYLMSFFS